GCCCGAGATCATCACTACCGGAAGGTCGGGGTTGTATTCCAACAGACGGGCAAGCACTTCAAGCCCGTCCATCTTTGGCATTTTAATGTCGCACAAGACCAGATCGTATCCGCCTTCTTCGGCTTTCTTGATTCCCTCAGCGCCATCACCGGCCTCGTCCACTTCGAATTTCTCGTATTGCAGAATTTCCCGGAGCGTGTTCCGGATCGGCTTTTCGTCGTCGATGATCAGGATCTTCGGCATAAGTTTGTTTGATTTCCGTGCCCGAAGATACGAAGGAACACGAAGGGAGACTATTTCCGGACAAGCGAAGCCAGCATACCTTCCTTCAGGGCGTACCGGGAAACCATCATTGATCCGACGCCTGATAATTCAAGGACCGAGGCCGTGCAAATACTTGCCATCACGATCAGGTCGCGGCGCATGCGGATGAGGCCGGGCATCTGCTCCCTTTCCCTGGCAGAGGATTTGAGCAAGTCACGGTGAAGCGACCGGTATTCATCCAAACGGAACGTATGACTTTTCCGGCCCTTCAAATAATCGCTACCGCGATGTCGAAGGCCCAGCATCGCCGCATACGTATCGAACGACCCGGAAGAGCCGATCAACACTTCGGGTGGATGCTTCTTCATGGCGGCAGCCAGGGGATCCAGTGACTCCCGAAAGTAGCTCTTCAGGGCGGCCAATTCGGACCGACGGATCGGGTCGGAAGGATTGAAATGTGCCAACATCCGGGCTGCACCGATATTAAAACTTGACTTCCAAAAAACGCGACGCTGATCGGCCAGTATGAATTCCGTCGAGCCCCCGCCAATATCCATTATAAGGGCAACACGATCTCCCCAATCCACGCAGGCCCGTACACCTTGGGCAATGTAATCCGCTTCTTCCTCACCGCTGATGATACGGATGCGGATCCGAGTATGCTTCCACGCTGCCTGCACGAAATCCTTCCCGTTTCCGGCACTGCGGATCGCCGAAGTGGCGAAAGCAATGACCTTATCAACCGCCAGCGTATCTATCCGCTTTCGAAAATCCTGCAACGTCTTCAAGCCACGCGCAAAGGGTTGGGGAGCAATCTCATTTCGATGGATTGCTCCTTCTCCCAAACGGACTACACGGCGTGTCTTGAAAATACGGCTCCAGGAACCATCGGGCTGCAAATCGACCACCAACAAGTGAAACGTGTTGGTGCCGAGGTCAAGTACCGCAACCCGCATCGGAATCAGTTATGGTAACGGAGCCACTTCCACATCTCCTTATAGGAGACTTTCTTACCATACATCAGGATACCGGTACGGTAGATCTTGCCGGCCAGCCAGGTGGTGAATAAAAAACCGCCGATCAACAGTACCATCGACAGGGCCACATGCTCCCAGGGAACGCCAAAGGGAATCCGGACCATCATGACGATCGGTGATGTAAATGGAATAATCGAAAACCAAAAAGCGATGTTGCCTTGCGGGTTGTTGAGCACGTTGATGGCCGCGACGTAGGCCAATATCAACGGGATGGTGACGGGAAACATGAACTGCTGGGTGTCTGTTTCAGAGTCCACCGCAGCGCCAATGGCCGCAAAGAGCGCACTGTACAACAGGTAACCGCCCAAGAAATAGAAAATAAACATGCCGATCAGCAGTGGAAAATTGATCGACCCCATCATC
This DNA window, taken from Bacteroidota bacterium, encodes the following:
- a CDS encoding exopolyphosphatase, producing MRVAVLDLGTNTFHLLVVDLQPDGSWSRIFKTRRVVRLGEGAIHRNEIAPQPFARGLKTLQDFRKRIDTLAVDKVIAFATSAIRSAGNGKDFVQAAWKHTRIRIRIISGEEEADYIAQGVRACVDWGDRVALIMDIGGGSTEFILADQRRVFWKSSFNIGAARMLAHFNPSDPIRRSELAALKSYFRESLDPLAAAMKKHPPEVLIGSSGSFDTYAAMLGLRHRGSDYLKGRKSHTFRLDEYRSLHRDLLKSSAREREQMPGLIRMRRDLIVMASICTASVLELSGVGSMMVSRYALKEGMLASLVRK